One genomic region from Zalophus californianus isolate mZalCal1 chromosome 2, mZalCal1.pri.v2, whole genome shotgun sequence encodes:
- the FGG gene encoding fibrinogen gamma chain isoform X1: MTWSLKHQRLILYFYTLLLLPSTCLAYVATRDNCCILDERFGSYCPTTCGIADFLSTYQSGVDKDLQSLEELFRRTENKTAEAKELIKSIQVTYNPNEPPKPNRIVTATKDSKRMMEEIIKYEALVGSHESNIRFLQEIYNSNNQKINNLKQKVAQLEAKCQEPCRDTVQIHDITGKDCQDIANKGAKESGLYFIKPLKAKQQFLVYCEIDGSGNGWTVLQKRLDGSLNFKKNWIQYKEGFGHLSPTGNTEFWLGNEKIHLISTQSAIPYALRIQLEDWNGRTSTADYAMFKVGPEADKYRLTYAYFIGGDAGDAFDGYDFGDDPSDKFFTSHNGMQFSTWDNDNDKYEGNCAEQDGSGWWMNKCHAGHLNGVYYQGGTYSKTSTPNGYDNGIIWATWQSRWYSMKKTTMKIIPFNRLAIGEGQQHHLGGAKQVGPEHHAEIEYD; encoded by the exons ATGACTTGGTCCTTGAAGCACCAACGTTTAATTCTCTACTTCTATACTCTTTTACTGCTCCCTTCCACATGCCTGGCA TACGTTGCTACCAGAGACAATTGCTGCATCTTAGATGAAAGATTT GGTAGTTACTGCCCAACTACCTGTGGAATTGCAGACTTCTTGTCCACTTACCAAAGTGGGGTAGACAAGGATCTGCAATCTTTGGAAGAACTCTTCAGAcgaactgaaaacaaaacagcagaagCTAAAGAACTGATCAAATCAATCCAAGTCACCTATAACCCCAATGAACCACCAAAGCCAA ACAGGATTGTGACTGCTACCAAGGATTCTAAAAGAATGatggaagaaattataaaatacgAGGCATTGGTTGGATCACACGAATCGAATATTCG ATTTTTACAGGAAATATATAACTCAAATAACCAAAAGATCAATAACCTGAAACAGAAGGTAGCCCAGCTTGAAGCAAAGTGTCAGGAACCTTGCAGAGACACAGTACAAATACATGATATAACTGGGAAAG ATTGTCAAGACATTGCCAATAAGGGGGCCAAGGAGAGTGGGCTTTACTTTATCAAACCTCTGAAAGCTAAGCAGCAGTTCCTAGTCTACTGTGAAATTGATGGATCTGGAAATGGATGGACAGTGCTGCAGAAG AGGCTTGATGGCAGTttgaatttcaagaaaaattggATTCAATATAAAGAAGGATTTGGGCATCTGTCTCCTACTGGAAACACAGAATTTTGGCTGGGAAATGAGAAGATTCATTTGATCAGCACACAGTCAGCCATACCATACGCATTAAGAATACAGTTAGAAGACTGGAATGGCAGAACCAG TACTGCAGATTATGCCATGTTCAAGGTGGGACCTGAAGCTGACAAATACCGCCTGACGTATGCCTACTTTATTGGTGGAGATGCTGGAGATGCCTTTGATGGCTATGATTTTGGCGATGACCCTAGTGATAAATTTTTCACATCCCACAACGGCATGCAGTTCAGTACCTGGGACAACGACAATGATAAGTACGAAGGAAACTGTGCCGAACAGGATGGGTCCGGGTGGTGGATGAACAAGTGTCACGCAGGCCACCTCAATGGAGTTTATTACCAAG GTGGCACTTACTCAAAAACATCTACTCCTAATGGTTATGATAATGGCATTATTTGGGCCACTTGGCAATCCCGGTGGTATTCCATGAAGAAAACTACCATGAAGATAATCCCATTCAACAGATTAGCCATTGGAGAAGGACAGCAGCACCACCTTGGGGGAGCCAAACAGGTTGGACCAGAACACCATGCTGAAATAGAATACGACTAA
- the FGG gene encoding fibrinogen gamma chain isoform X2 has translation MTWSLKHQRLILYFYTLLLLPSTCLAYVATRDNCCILDERFGSYCPTTCGIADFLSTYQSGVDKDLQSLEELFRRTENKTAEAKELIKSIQVTYNPNEPPKPNRIVTATKDSKRMMEEIIKYEALVGSHESNIRFLQEIYNSNNQKINNLKQKVAQLEAKCQEPCRDTVQIHDITGKDCQDIANKGAKESGLYFIKPLKAKQQFLVYCEIDGSGNGWTVLQKRLDGSLNFKKNWIQYKEGFGHLSPTGNTEFWLGNEKIHLISTQSAIPYALRIQLEDWNGRTSTADYAMFKVGPEADKYRLTYAYFIGGDAGDAFDGYDFGDDPSDKFFTSHNGMQFSTWDNDNDKYEGNCAEQDGSGWWMNKCHAGHLNGVYYQGGTYSKTSTPNGYDNGIIWATWQSRWYSMKKTTMKIIPFNRLAIGEGQQHHLGGAKQAGDI, from the exons ATGACTTGGTCCTTGAAGCACCAACGTTTAATTCTCTACTTCTATACTCTTTTACTGCTCCCTTCCACATGCCTGGCA TACGTTGCTACCAGAGACAATTGCTGCATCTTAGATGAAAGATTT GGTAGTTACTGCCCAACTACCTGTGGAATTGCAGACTTCTTGTCCACTTACCAAAGTGGGGTAGACAAGGATCTGCAATCTTTGGAAGAACTCTTCAGAcgaactgaaaacaaaacagcagaagCTAAAGAACTGATCAAATCAATCCAAGTCACCTATAACCCCAATGAACCACCAAAGCCAA ACAGGATTGTGACTGCTACCAAGGATTCTAAAAGAATGatggaagaaattataaaatacgAGGCATTGGTTGGATCACACGAATCGAATATTCG ATTTTTACAGGAAATATATAACTCAAATAACCAAAAGATCAATAACCTGAAACAGAAGGTAGCCCAGCTTGAAGCAAAGTGTCAGGAACCTTGCAGAGACACAGTACAAATACATGATATAACTGGGAAAG ATTGTCAAGACATTGCCAATAAGGGGGCCAAGGAGAGTGGGCTTTACTTTATCAAACCTCTGAAAGCTAAGCAGCAGTTCCTAGTCTACTGTGAAATTGATGGATCTGGAAATGGATGGACAGTGCTGCAGAAG AGGCTTGATGGCAGTttgaatttcaagaaaaattggATTCAATATAAAGAAGGATTTGGGCATCTGTCTCCTACTGGAAACACAGAATTTTGGCTGGGAAATGAGAAGATTCATTTGATCAGCACACAGTCAGCCATACCATACGCATTAAGAATACAGTTAGAAGACTGGAATGGCAGAACCAG TACTGCAGATTATGCCATGTTCAAGGTGGGACCTGAAGCTGACAAATACCGCCTGACGTATGCCTACTTTATTGGTGGAGATGCTGGAGATGCCTTTGATGGCTATGATTTTGGCGATGACCCTAGTGATAAATTTTTCACATCCCACAACGGCATGCAGTTCAGTACCTGGGACAACGACAATGATAAGTACGAAGGAAACTGTGCCGAACAGGATGGGTCCGGGTGGTGGATGAACAAGTGTCACGCAGGCCACCTCAATGGAGTTTATTACCAAG GTGGCACTTACTCAAAAACATCTACTCCTAATGGTTATGATAATGGCATTATTTGGGCCACTTGGCAATCCCGGTGGTATTCCATGAAGAAAACTACCATGAAGATAATCCCATTCAACAGATTAGCCATTGGAGAAGGACAGCAGCACCACCTTGGGGGAGCCAAACAG